A single window of Venturia canescens isolate UGA chromosome 3, ASM1945775v1, whole genome shotgun sequence DNA harbors:
- the msps gene encoding protein mini spindles isoform X1 — MEEETEYTKLPLEDRCVHKSWKARLHGYEECSKKFQCIDDEKSPEWNKFLGLVKKFVVDSNAAAQEKGLEAALAFIENAACAGKTVGEVMSGIVSKCIAAPKMKTKELAVQITLMFVEIEKHEAVQEELMKGTEAKNPKIVSACIATLTLALKEFGPKVMNVKPLMKKIPGFLEDRDKGVRDEGKVMVVEIYRWIGVPLKQQLNSLKPVTMSELEIEFGKLTDSKAVPSRYLRSQKPKVMSIDPGSGVGGGDGASNEDDDDQESAAVDIDPYELIDPVDILSKLPKDFYDKVEAKKWQERKEALEALETLTKNPKLESGEYGDVVRVLKKIISKDSNVVVVTLAVKCLTGLATGLKKRFQTYAGACLPAVLEKFREKKPNVVATLREAADAIFLTINIESMMEDALAALDNKNPAVKAETAAFLSRSFARTPPASLNKKLLKAYSAALLKTLNEPDPTVRDNSAEALGTAMKLVGEKAMLPFVTDIDPLKMAKIKECSEKAVIHVKISGPPRKTERPSTAPAKMANEGKAKESSETTSKTTAKRPNTTATKRSATMKKSTTSSTTNLAGSAASKKSSSKTQPEKNLSSEEVDELASQMLSPEIISGLTDSNWKTRLSASEQLSEAISQMESSEVNCQVIVRTLGKKPGFKDTNFQVAKLRLEIVKMLAENYTFSPTTSEYCIMDVTEKLGDAKNSSIASETLTAIAEATSFEMVANEAAAFAFNQKNPKVQQETLRWLGNALLEFGCTLNVKGLMESVKKAISATNPAVRTQAIALLGTLYIFVGRSLLMFFENEKPALRQQIEQECDKRSGETPPAPIRGPKTKSTRPARGNVDYEAEERDEMCDSQPEMNDLLPRVDISSQVTESLLAELADKNWKVRNEALQKISAILSEARLLKGSIGELPRGLAPRLVDSNTRIAQTTLGICETLATAMGPPAKQHIRTLFPGFVQCLGDSKTWIRSAAITCINTWGEECGYKEFFDGEMIATALKSGSPTLRTELWAWLACKLPPIPVKQICKEELLACVPYLYSNLEDRNSDVRKNAQEAVLGFMIHLSYEGMARQTEKLKPGSKSVVLGALDKARPNLPVKPLPSKKIAPPEESAHRVVKGGGKTAKTATKGKAGSANAKPGSARKKADDEGAGNAGSNDNGGPLLVVNNLKHQRLIDEQKLKVIKWNFTTPREEFVDLLKELMGSAGVNKTLIANMFHVDFRYHLKAIESLTEDLQDNSKALVSNLDLILKWLTLRFFDTNPSVVHKGLEYLQTVFTRLIEDEYHMLENEAASFIPYLVTKIGDPKDTVRMGVRALFRQIALVYPVSKLFSYVMEGLKSKNARQRTECLDQLGSLIENYGISVCQPSPTAALREVAKQIADRDNSVRNAALNCIVQAYFLEGERIIKLVGQISEKDLSLLEERIKRAAKNRPVKSASSARISVPVAAVSATVAADDGDADYDEENEDDEPVEEPEDLVPEDRDNNLKKDSATKEDKKVDEPITILVTEAKKEEDTPIQVDDNGNHDIKKTHPSPTTRAKTSGPFGLDMDFLKKLEESAPVRWKVPNLVDPAWDPNESISALKSPTSVVPSLTPPKLVVSRTGLLSPVTTPPTKEDRLERTILSMASLDLPIAIQSMNAIETLLQSDQVTMMQSKEDKFISSVTMQLKLLQTYPLRLDSDEVIKGFRTTFVTTLAFYNTGILGKNVPPLILQELVHQMITLLAENKLKPLDHPDAYTRVINNIVVKVIDHSNHSTVICVMIKILHGCAVSNGPPKYEELVMKCLWKIVKAISGWAGDLDYDSILLEVHHFLKDYPTAWWKKRSSDMPLRTIKTLLHSMTKVKGSTILSHMTKINNTEESELQSYLDRLIANKCVQTFRPDEISSGTRTITKSSSQGRAPKRLSKFTHEQLSEIFKKIGSKHQVQEGLAQLYDFKLQHPEADVQPFLVKSHQFFQDFIEQGLKDIDQARKSQNINAQCNNQYTTDNIPSETPSITAEKGAMDPIQRLEKLRALEAQYRAISPNQSNRA; from the exons ATGGAGGAAGAAACGGAGTATACAAAATTACCACTTGAGGATCGCTGCGTCCACAAG TCCTGGAAAGCCCGGTTGCACGGCTATGAGGAATGttccaagaaatttcaatgtattgacgatgaaaaatcacCGGAATGGAACAAGTTCCTGGgacttgtgaaaaaatttgtggtcGACAGCAATGCAGCTGCTCAGGAGAAAGGATTGGAAGCAGCTCTGGCATTCATCGAAAACGCAGCATGTGCCGGAAA GACAGTTGGTGAAGTAATGAGTGGAATAGTAAGCAAATGTATCGCAGCCCCGAAGATGAAAACGAAGGAATTAGCAGTTCAAATTACCCTTATGTTCGTTGAGATAGAAAAACACGAAGCTGTGCAGGAGGAATTGATGAAAGGAACAGAGGCCAAAAACCCTAAAATTGTATCTGCTTGTATAGCTACTCTGACTCTTGCCCTCAAAGAATTTGGGCCCAAAGTTATGAACGTTAAACctctgatgaaaaaaatacccgGCTTCTTAGAGGACCGTGACAAAGGTGTACGCGACGAGGGAAAAGTTATGGTCGTTGAGATTTACAg atGGATTGGTGTACCATTGAAACAGCAACTGAACAGTTTGAAGCCGGTGACCATGAGCGAATTAGAGatagaatttggaaaattgacCGACAGCAAAGCAGTTCCATCGCGTTATTTGAGATCGCAAAAGCCAAAGGTGATGTCGATCGATCCAGGAAGTGGGGTGGGCGGTGGTGACGGCGCGAGTAACGAGGATGACGATGACCAAGAGTCCGCAGCGGTTGATATAGATCCGTACGAGTTAATCGATCCGGTGGACATTCTGTCGAAATTACCGAAAGATTTTTACGACAAGGTTGAGGCGAAAAAATGGCAAGAACGTAAGGAAGCTCTCGAGGCGCTTGAGACACTAACGAAAAATCCAAAACTCGAGAGCGGTGAGTACGGGGATGTGGTGAgagttttgaagaaaataataagcAAAGATTCGAACGTGGTCGTGGTCACTCTGGCGGTTAAATGTCTCACGGGTCTGGCGACGGGTTTGAAAAAGCGGTTCCAGACTTACGCAGGAGCTTGTCTGCCAGCGGTTCTCGAGAAATTCCGTGAGAAGAAGCCAAACGTCGTGGCGACACTCCGGGAAGCTGCGGATGCCATATTTTTGACTATTAACATCGAATCGATGATGGAGGACGCACTTGCGGCTTTGGACAATAAGAACCCGGCCGTTAAAGCCGAAACCGCAGCATTTCTGTCTCGTAGTTTCGCTCGAACTCCTCCGGCGagtttgaacaaaaaattgctGAAAGCGTACAGCGCGGCTCTTCTGAAGACTCTGAACGAGCCGGATCCTACAGTACGAGACAACTCGGCGGAGGCACTGGGCACGGCGATGAAATTGGTCGGAGAAAAAGCGATGCTGCCTTTCGTGACGGACATCGATCccttaaaaatggccaaaatCAAAGAGTGCTCGGAAAAGGCGGTGATTCATGTGAAAATTTCGGGTCCACCGAGAAAAACTGAGCGTCCGAGTACAGCTCCAGCGAAAATGGCGAACGAGGGGAAAGCCAAGGAATCGAGTGAGACGACTTCGAAAACAACAGCCAAAAGGCCAAACACGACGGCAACGAAACGATCggcaacgatgaaaaaatcgacgacTTCGTCAACGACGAATCTCGCTGGTTCGGCGGCctcgaaaaaatcgtcgagtAAAACTCAACCTGAAAAAAATCTCAGTAGTGAGGAAGTTGACGAATTGGCATCGCAGATGTTGTCTCCCGAAATAATATCCGGCCTGACCGACAGCAATTGGAAAACGCGTTTGAGCGCTTCGGAACAATTGTCCGAAGCGATAAGTCAAATGGAAAGTTCAGAAGTCAATTGTCAAGTGATCGTTCGTACTCTTGGGAAAAAACCTGGCTTCAAagacaccaattttcaagtcGCCAAACTGCGTCTCGAGATCGTCAAGATGCTCGCTGAGAATTATACGTTTTCCCCGACGACTTCGGAATATTGTATAATGGATGTGACGGAGAAATTGGGCGATGCTAAGAACAGCTCGATCGCGAGTGAAACCCTGACAGCAATCGCCGAAGCAACCAGCTTCGAAATGGTCGCCAACGAAGCTGCAGCGTTCGCATTTAACCAGAAAAATCCCAAAGTACAACAGGAAACTTTGCGTTGGTTAGGAAACGCTCTCCTGGAGTTCGGGTGCACCCTGAACGTCAAAGGTCTGATGGAAAGCGTGAAGAAGGCGATATCCGCAACGAATCCAGCGGTGCGAACCCAGGCGATTGCGTTGCTTGGAACCTTGTACATTTTCGTAGGTAGATCTTTGTTGATGTTTTTCGAGAACGAAAAACCAGCTCTGAGGCAACAGATCGAACAAGAGTGCGATAAACGCAGCGGGGAAACACCGCCAGCGCCGATTCGTGGACCAAAAACGAAGTCGACTCGCCCGGCGAGAGGGAATGTGGATTACGAGGCGGAGGAGCGAGACGAGATGTGCGACAGCCAACCGGAAATGAATGATCTTCTGCCTCGAGTCGACATTAGCAGCCAGGTAACGGAGAGTCTATTGGCGGAGTTGgcggataaaaattggaagGTTCGTAACGAAGCATTGCAGAAAATCAGTGCGATATTGAGCGAAGCTCGACTGTTGAAAGGTTCGATTGGCGAACTGCCGCGTGGACTCGCTCCTCGCTTAGTCGACAGTAACACGAGAATAGCTCAAACGACTTTGGGGATTTGTGAGACTCTCGCAACCGCAATGGGACCACCAGCAAAACAGCACATTCGTACTCTCTTCCCAGGTTTCGTTCAGTGCCTCGGCGACTCCAAAACGTGGATTCGAAGCGCAGCGATAACCTGTATAAACACGTGGGGCGAAGAGTGCGGCTACAAGGAATTTTTCGACGGCGAGATGATCGCCACTGCCCTTAAATCTGGCTCCCCGACTCTCCGCACCGAACTCTGGGCTTGGTTGGCTTGCAAATTACCGCCGATCCCGGTCAAACAAATATGCAAAGAAGAATTACTCGCTTGCGTACCATATTTGTACAGCAATCTCGAGGACCGGAATTCCGACGTGAGGAAAAATGCTCAGGAAGCTGTACTCGGGTTTATGATACATTTATCGTACGAGGGAATGGCAAGGCAAACCGAAAAGCTTAAGCCAGGCTCGAAGAGCGTGGTGCTCGGAGCTCTGGACAAAGCTCGCCCGAATTTGCCGGTGAAACCGCTGCCTTCCAAGAAAATCGCGCCGCCCGAAGAATCTGCTCACAGAGTTGTGAAAGGCGGAGGGAAAACTGCGAAGACCGCCACGAAAGGGAAAGCGGGAAGTGCCAACGCGAAACCGGGAAGCGCGCGCAAGAAGGCAGACGACGAGGGCGCAGGGAACGCCGGATCGAACGACAACGGCGGCCCTCTTCTCGTCGTCAATAATCTCAAACATCAAAGACTCATTGACGAACAAAAGTTGAAAGTCATCAAGTGGAACTTCACGACCCCGAGGGAAGAGTTCGTCGACTTGCTCAAAGAGCTCATGGGCTCAGCGGGTGTCAATAAAACTCTGATCGCCAACATGTTTCACGTCGATTTTCGTTATCACCTCAAAGCTATCGAGTCTTTGACCGAGGATCTGCAAGACAATAGCAAAGCTCTAGTTTCCAATTTGGATCTCATTCTCAAGTGGTTGACTTTACGTTTCTTCGATACAAATCCTTCGGTTGTTCACAAAGGACTCGAGTATCTTCAGACCGTTTTCACTCGGCTTATCGAGGACGAATATCACATGCTCGAGAACGAGGCAGCCTCCTTCATTCCTTACCTCGTTACTAAAATCGGAGATCCTAAAGATACTGTGCGCATGGGAGTTCGAGCTTTGTTCAGGCAAATTGCTCTCGTCTATCCAGTCAGCAAATTATTCTCGTACGTAATGGAAGGACTCAAATCCAAAAACGCTCGACAGAGGACCGAGTGCCTCGATCAACTTGGATCTCTCATCGAAAATTATGGCATTTCTGTCTGCCAACCCTCACCTACCGCTGCGCTTCGAGAAGTCGCTAAACAAATTGCTGATCGTGATAACTCTGTTAGAAACGCTGCTCTCAATTGCATCGTTCAAGCTTATTTCCTCGAGGGTGAACGGATCATCAAGCTGGTGGGTCAG ATTTCGGAAAAGGACTTGTCACTTTTGGAAGAACGTATTAAGAGAGCGGCTAAAAATCGACCTGTCAAATCTGCGTCGTCGGCAAGAATCTCAGTTCCCGTAGCCGCGGTCAGTGCTACAGTTGCGGCTGACGACGGAGATGCTGATTACGACGAGGAGAACGAGGACGATGAGCCTGTCGAGGAACCGGAAGATCTCGTTCCGGAAGACAG GGACAATAATCTTAAGAAAGACTCGGCAACGAAGGAAGATAAGAAGGTTGACGAACCGATCACAATCCTGGTGACAGAggcaaaaaaagaagaagatacGCCGATCCAAGTCGACGATAACGGCAATCACGATATTAAGAAAAC ACATCCATCGCCAACAACGAGAGCCAAGACTTCCGGGCCTTTTGGGCTGGATATGGACTTTTTGAAGAAACTCGAAGAAAGTGCACCTGTAAGATGGAAAGTCCCGAATCTTGTTGACCCCGCTTGGGATCCTAATGAGAGTATTAGTGCTCTGAAATCACCAACTTCGGT tGTTCCGTCGCTCACACCACCGAAATTGGTCGTGTCCAGAACCGGATTATTATCACCAGTAACGACGCCTCCGACGAAAGAAGACCGCCTGGAAAGAACAATTTTGTCCATGGCTAGCCTCGATCTCCCAATAGCTATTCAATCTATGAATGCTATTGAAACC CTGTTACAAAGCGACCAAGTTACGATGATGCAAAGCAAAGAGGACAAATTCATAAGTTCGGTTACGATGCAGCTCAAGCTTTTGCAGACTTATCCTCTAAGACTGGACAGTGACGAAGTTATAAAAGGATTCCGAACGACCTTCGTCACCACATTGGCT ttttataacaCGGGGATTCTTGGAAAAAATGTACCGCCACTGATTCTTCAAGAACTTGTACATCAGATGATAACTCTTTTGGCTGAGAACAAATTGAAACCTCTGGATCACCCGGACGCATACACGCGCGTTATAAATAACATAGTCGTCAAAGTGATCGATCACTCGAATCACTCCACAGTAATTTG CGTAATGATCAAAATACTGCATGGCTGTGCCGTGTCCAACGGACCTCCCAAATACGAGGAACTTGTCATGAAGTGTTTGTGGAAAATTGTCAAAGCCATTTCTGGGTGGGCCGGAGATTTGGATTACGATTCTATTCTCCTCGAAGTTCATCACTTCTTAAAG gaTTATCCAACCGCTTGGTGGAAGAAACGAAGCTCCGATATGCCGCTGCGAACGATAAAAACTCTGTTGCACAGTATGACAAAAGTGAAAGGAAGCACGATTCTCAGTCACATGACGAAAATCAATAATACCGAAGAATCGGAGTTGCAGTCTTATCTGGATCGGCTAATCGCG aacaaatgTGTGCAGACGTTTAGACCGGATGAGATAAGCTCAGGAACAAGAACGATAACGAAATCTTCCAGTCAAGGAAGAGCGCCAAAACGATTATCGAAGTTCACCCACGAACAGTTgtccgaaattttcaaaaagatcGGATCCAAGCATCAAGTGCAGGAG gGTTTGGCTCAACTTTACGATTTTAAGCTCCAGCATCCAGAAGCGGATGTGCAACCTTTTCTAGTAAAGTCGCACCAATTCTTCCAAGATTTTATAGAGCAAGGTCTGAAAGACATCGACCAGGCGCGGAAGAGTCAAAACATAAATGCTCAGTGCAACAATCAATACACAACGG ATAACATCCCGTCAGAGACCCCAAGTATTACAGCCGAAAAAGGTGCTATGGATCCTATTCAGAGGCTAGAAAAATTGAGAGCTCTCGAGGCTCAATATCGAGCAATTTCACCGAACCAATCGAATCGTGCATGA